The following proteins come from a genomic window of Alicyclobacillus dauci:
- the kdpA gene encoding potassium-transporting ATPase subunit KdpA codes for MTVNGIVQILSAVGLILLIAIPLSGYIYGVFTGKRSILERVFSPAERGIYKLAGINPSVEMDWKVYLKCLLLVNLVMMVFVYLVFRLQAWLPFNPDHIKNMPWDLAFNTSASFITNTNWQNYAGEQSLSYLSQMIAIQYLQFTSAATGFAAAIAIVRGIVANRSTTIGNFWVDLVKANTRLLLPGAIVFAIVLVGLGLPQTLHGAQTVQTLTGTVQTISRGPVASLEAIKQLGTNGGGFFNANSAHPFEDPSALTTLLEILAMAVIPTALVFSFGRFLKNRKQAVILYSVLTGLLLAGAFTVYAAETAGNPILHDLLGISGPNMEGKEVRFGPALSSLFTAVTTAYTTGAVNNMHDSLTPLGGLVPLLFMMFNLVFGGNGVGLINIIMYLIITVFLAGLMVGRTPEIFGKKIEAREIKLATFGLLIHPFLILVATAIAVSTHSGVSSIANPGLHGLSEVLYAYTSGAANNGSAFAGLSGNTPFYNVSLGLVMLLGRFLSLIAMFALAGSLVIKPVIPESSGTLKTDTFSFGMVFLAVVIIVGALTFFPALAIGPIGEHLQMMAGQVNH; via the coding sequence TTGACTGTTAACGGTATCGTTCAAATATTGTCTGCTGTTGGTCTCATCCTCCTCATAGCTATCCCACTCAGTGGATACATCTATGGGGTATTTACCGGAAAACGCAGTATTCTCGAACGGGTATTCAGCCCAGCAGAGAGGGGTATATACAAACTCGCCGGAATCAATCCATCCGTGGAGATGGATTGGAAGGTGTATCTCAAATGCCTTTTGCTTGTCAATCTGGTCATGATGGTATTTGTCTACCTTGTCTTTCGGCTACAAGCCTGGTTGCCGTTCAACCCAGATCACATCAAGAACATGCCTTGGGACCTAGCATTTAATACCTCTGCGAGTTTTATCACGAACACCAATTGGCAGAATTACGCTGGCGAGCAATCCTTGTCGTACCTCAGCCAAATGATCGCGATCCAATACTTGCAGTTTACGTCCGCAGCGACTGGTTTCGCTGCCGCGATTGCTATTGTTCGGGGAATTGTGGCAAATAGGTCCACAACAATCGGCAACTTTTGGGTCGACCTTGTAAAGGCAAACACCCGGTTGCTGCTACCGGGTGCGATTGTGTTTGCCATTGTTCTGGTCGGTCTCGGACTGCCGCAAACGCTTCACGGTGCACAAACTGTCCAAACACTAACTGGTACGGTGCAAACCATTTCGCGCGGTCCAGTCGCGTCACTGGAAGCCATCAAGCAATTGGGTACGAATGGCGGAGGGTTCTTTAATGCGAATTCAGCACATCCCTTTGAAGATCCGTCAGCCTTGACAACCCTATTAGAAATTCTTGCAATGGCGGTCATACCTACCGCACTGGTGTTTTCCTTCGGACGTTTTCTTAAGAACCGTAAACAGGCGGTTATCCTATACTCGGTTTTGACCGGCTTACTGCTTGCTGGGGCGTTCACGGTGTACGCAGCGGAGACCGCAGGGAATCCCATTCTCCACGACTTGCTGGGGATATCAGGGCCGAATATGGAGGGGAAAGAAGTTCGGTTTGGTCCGGCGCTAAGCAGTTTATTCACAGCAGTGACAACCGCCTACACGACTGGTGCCGTCAATAACATGCATGATAGTTTGACACCTTTGGGCGGCTTGGTACCGCTGCTGTTCATGATGTTCAACCTCGTATTCGGAGGGAACGGCGTAGGGCTTATCAATATCATCATGTATCTTATTATCACAGTGTTCCTCGCCGGATTGATGGTCGGGCGGACGCCGGAGATCTTCGGTAAGAAGATAGAAGCGCGCGAAATTAAATTGGCAACGTTCGGCTTACTGATACACCCATTTCTGATTTTGGTAGCAACGGCGATAGCCGTCAGCACGCATTCAGGTGTTTCATCCATTGCCAATCCGGGGCTTCATGGACTTTCGGAAGTCCTGTATGCGTACACGTCTGGTGCCGCCAACAACGGATCAGCCTTTGCAGGACTGAGTGGCAACACGCCGTTCTACAATGTTTCTCTTGGTCTAGTCATGTTACTGGGACGATTCCTGTCACTTATAGCCATGTTTGCTCTTGCCGGGTCCCTTGTGATCAAGCCGGTGATTCCGGAGAGTTCCGGGACGTTGAAGACAGACACTTTTTCGTTCGGCATGGTTTTTCTCGCCGTTGTCATTATCGTTGGTGCACTTACGTTTTTCCCGGCTCTCGCGATCGGCCCGATTGGCGAACACCTCCAAATGATGGCTGGACAGGTCAACCATTAA
- the kdpC gene encoding potassium-transporting ATPase subunit KdpC, translated as MINVIRAIRLSLVLALILGLGYPLLITGVGHLLFPRQAEGSMISDHGRIVGSTLIAQSVTSPGLFHPRPSAVNYAANGSGGSNLGPTNPALVKEVESNLKATGLRGSQVPPDMVESSGSGLDPDISLANAYAQVPRISKATGVPEAKLQSLVQTSAVGRFLGIWGEPYVNVLQLNMAMQSLEKAK; from the coding sequence ATGATAAACGTGATTCGTGCCATTCGGTTAAGTTTGGTCCTGGCCCTCATTCTGGGTCTCGGTTACCCGTTGTTGATTACTGGTGTCGGTCATTTACTATTCCCCCGTCAGGCAGAAGGGTCGATGATCAGTGACCATGGGCGGATTGTTGGTTCCACCCTGATTGCCCAATCCGTAACCAGTCCGGGACTATTTCACCCGCGGCCATCGGCAGTCAATTATGCCGCTAATGGGTCAGGTGGATCCAACCTGGGGCCGACAAATCCGGCACTTGTTAAAGAAGTGGAGAGCAACCTGAAAGCCACAGGTCTCCGAGGGAGTCAGGTTCCGCCCGATATGGTGGAGTCCTCTGGTTCCGGACTGGATCCCGACATTTCTCTTGCCAATGCGTATGCGCAGGTTCCACGGATCTCTAAGGCGACAGGAGTGCCCGAAGCGAAATTACAGTCACTTGTTCAGACGAGTGCCGTTGGTCGTTTCCTTGGAATTTGGGGAGAACCCTATGTGAACGTCTTGCAACTTAACATGGCTATGCAGAGTTTAGAAAAGGCTAAATAG
- the kdpF gene encoding K(+)-transporting ATPase subunit F, translated as MWVLLLIAIALAIYLIYVVFHPEQF; from the coding sequence ATGTGGGTCCTATTGTTAATTGCGATCGCCCTGGCGATTTACTTGATTTACGTTGTCTTTCATCCGGAACAGTTTTAG
- a CDS encoding histidine kinase yields the protein MNDVHQTGINTPPADNVPKRKCGRLRLFIGAAPGVGKTYTMLREANAMLQKGIDVVIGYVESHHRPETVRQIGELQVLPRKQIEFAGRLFEEIDLDAIVARAPEVVVVDELAHSNVPGSMNPKRYMDVEYLLNQGIHVMTAVNVQHIEGVHKEVEEVVGIRVREVIPKSFVRRADEIEVIDVTPETLRQRLRDGDIYPISKVGQALNHFFRKTNLSALRELALREVADDVDARLQQSLDRNQVTGPVGAKETILVCANYLERSEKLVRKGHLMAERMNADLVVLTILNTPRDELTAKTGEKVSRLVEIAHKYGAQQVLEVRNDRSIGAVIMEVAQQVNATQIVMGQPHGNLLWTIWKDNPVRYLLHNMKYLDLRIVGWKEPQGGSYLNEVNKLQSTSVRSGGESRKGRLTIYVGAAPGVGKTYKMLRDANDWADKGVDVVIGLIETHGRSETAQQVGNLEVLPKLRLSLEGRTYEELDVDRIVRRRPEVVLIDELAHTNVPGSQREKRYQDIEYLLECGIDVVTAVNIQHLESLRDKVEHITGVRVRERIPDSFMDLAREIKLIDVTPETLQQRLVDGKIYSQDKIDRALNHFFRLPNLAALREMALLEVADDVEQRLDRQQNRGKKNRARDSILVCVNYRPHSEKLIRRGWRIADRHNAQLFVLVVVGSKPMTTDEQRDLARIQSLSNQFNAVFLQKQALEQEVGQVIVDTANDLHVTQIVIGQPLLGKGWLRRWKANPVGYVLQHAEFADLHVVSNTREA from the coding sequence GTGAATGACGTGCATCAAACGGGCATCAACACGCCACCCGCTGACAATGTACCGAAGCGCAAGTGTGGTAGGTTGCGGTTATTCATTGGGGCTGCACCGGGCGTAGGCAAAACTTACACCATGCTGCGTGAGGCCAATGCGATGCTGCAAAAGGGGATAGACGTCGTCATCGGATATGTTGAGTCTCATCATCGACCGGAAACTGTGCGCCAAATCGGTGAATTACAGGTACTCCCACGTAAACAAATTGAGTTCGCAGGTCGATTGTTTGAAGAGATTGACCTGGATGCCATTGTCGCGCGGGCGCCGGAAGTGGTTGTGGTGGACGAACTAGCCCACAGCAACGTGCCTGGGTCTATGAATCCGAAGCGATACATGGATGTGGAATACCTGTTGAATCAAGGCATCCATGTGATGACCGCCGTGAACGTACAGCACATTGAGGGGGTTCACAAGGAAGTCGAAGAGGTCGTAGGCATTCGCGTCCGGGAAGTGATTCCAAAATCGTTTGTCAGACGAGCGGATGAAATCGAAGTCATTGACGTGACACCGGAAACGTTGCGGCAGCGGTTGCGGGATGGAGACATTTATCCAATCAGCAAGGTCGGTCAGGCGCTGAACCACTTTTTCAGGAAAACCAACCTCTCAGCACTCCGGGAGTTGGCCTTGAGAGAAGTGGCGGATGACGTAGATGCACGGTTGCAACAGTCACTGGATCGTAACCAAGTGACCGGACCGGTTGGTGCGAAGGAAACGATACTGGTCTGTGCCAACTATCTCGAACGCTCTGAGAAGCTCGTCCGTAAGGGGCACTTGATGGCCGAGAGAATGAATGCAGATCTGGTTGTCCTTACGATTTTAAACACACCTCGCGATGAGCTGACTGCGAAGACTGGGGAAAAGGTATCAAGACTAGTCGAGATCGCTCATAAGTATGGTGCACAGCAGGTATTGGAAGTACGGAATGACAGAAGTATTGGGGCTGTCATTATGGAAGTGGCACAACAGGTGAATGCCACTCAAATCGTAATGGGGCAACCGCATGGGAACCTGCTCTGGACAATTTGGAAGGACAATCCAGTTCGGTATCTGCTGCACAACATGAAGTACCTCGACCTTCGCATTGTTGGGTGGAAGGAGCCGCAGGGCGGTAGTTATCTGAATGAGGTAAACAAGCTACAGTCGACATCCGTTCGATCTGGTGGAGAGTCGCGCAAGGGACGCTTAACGATTTACGTTGGCGCCGCGCCCGGTGTTGGAAAAACCTACAAGATGTTGCGGGACGCAAATGACTGGGCCGACAAGGGTGTGGACGTTGTGATTGGCCTAATTGAGACACATGGACGCTCCGAAACGGCGCAACAGGTAGGCAATCTAGAAGTACTGCCAAAGCTACGATTGTCTTTGGAAGGAAGAACATACGAAGAGCTGGACGTTGACCGGATTGTCCGGCGTCGCCCAGAGGTTGTTTTGATTGATGAGTTGGCGCATACCAATGTCCCGGGATCCCAAAGGGAGAAGCGTTACCAAGACATCGAGTATCTACTTGAATGTGGCATCGATGTTGTTACGGCTGTGAATATACAACATCTTGAGAGTTTGCGTGATAAAGTCGAGCACATTACGGGTGTGAGGGTTCGGGAGCGCATTCCCGATTCCTTCATGGATTTAGCGCGGGAAATTAAACTCATTGACGTGACGCCGGAAACACTACAACAGAGACTCGTAGATGGGAAAATTTATTCTCAAGACAAGATAGACCGGGCGTTGAACCACTTTTTTCGGCTGCCAAACCTGGCAGCACTGCGCGAGATGGCCTTACTGGAGGTTGCAGATGACGTTGAGCAGCGGCTCGACCGACAGCAGAACAGAGGGAAGAAAAACCGGGCCAGAGACAGCATTTTGGTGTGTGTGAACTATCGTCCACATTCAGAGAAGCTGATTCGGCGGGGATGGCGGATTGCAGACCGCCATAATGCCCAATTGTTCGTACTCGTAGTGGTTGGAAGTAAACCGATGACCACGGATGAGCAACGAGATTTAGCCCGAATTCAGAGCCTGAGCAACCAATTCAATGCTGTATTTTTGCAGAAACAAGCCTTGGAACAAGAAGTCGGTCAGGTCATTGTCGACACGGCCAATGATTTGCATGTCACACAGATTGTCATCGGTCAGCCGCTTCTGGGAAAGGGATGGCTACGTCGGTGGAAAGCTAATCCTGTTGGTTACGTATTGCAACATGCAGAATTCGCCGATTTACACGTTGTCTCCAACACGCGGGAGGCATGA